A DNA window from uncultured Methanoregula sp. contains the following coding sequences:
- a CDS encoding flagellin, whose amino-acid sequence MKSIHSDNAFTGLEAAIVLIAFVVVAAVFSYVVLGAGFFTTQKSQEVVHTGVQQASSTLEIVGNVYGTGTQGGTINRINFSAALAPGGTPVDFEKVVITYSNASQLESLARTASKGSAVSAGQWGVVTVQNQVTDDMVLEKGEQFDITAMPTNAIVKNDQFQLEIKPAIGAALSISRTAPASIQIVNTLY is encoded by the coding sequence ATGAAATCGATACACAGTGATAATGCGTTCACCGGTCTCGAGGCAGCGATTGTGCTCATTGCATTCGTTGTCGTTGCGGCGGTGTTCTCGTATGTGGTGCTCGGCGCCGGGTTCTTCACTACCCAGAAGAGCCAGGAAGTCGTCCACACCGGTGTACAGCAGGCAAGCTCAACTCTCGAAATTGTCGGCAATGTCTATGGTACGGGCACTCAGGGAGGTACAATCAACCGGATCAACTTCTCCGCTGCTTTAGCTCCCGGAGGGACCCCGGTTGATTTCGAGAAGGTCGTCATCACCTACAGCAATGCATCCCAGCTCGAGTCTCTCGCCCGCACAGCTAGCAAAGGATCAGCAGTTTCCGCGGGTCAATGGGGCGTAGTTACCGTCCAGAATCAGGTAACCGATGATATGGTCCTGGAAAAAGGGGAACAGTTCGATATCACGGCTATGCCCACAAACGCGATTGTCAAGAACGACCAGTTCCAGCTCGAGATCAAACCGGCGATTGGTGCAGCGCTCTCAATATCCCGCACTGCCCCGGCCTCAATCCAGATCGTAAACACACTCTATTAA